A region from the Candidatus Gracilibacteria bacterium genome encodes:
- a CDS encoding HAD family phosphatase: MKNPKKIRAILWDMDGVLIDSEAYHIRAENETLKEYGIHVTPEISKPLMGCTFADYFKGVAAYFKKDLPTAKILRDHAKRLENYAQNIFPLVDHAPEVLEKLSHHYLMALATSSSHALAHTIVNRLNAKKIFKAILTGDDIQKGKPNPEIFLKAADRLGVPPEQCAVIEDSLNGFRAAKAAGMFLIARKAEHNEHQDFSLADGIITDLKEIKKALA, translated from the coding sequence ATGAAAAACCCTAAAAAAATTCGTGCGATTCTATGGGACATGGACGGCGTACTCATCGATTCCGAGGCCTATCATATACGAGCGGAAAATGAAACTTTAAAAGAATATGGAATCCATGTGACTCCGGAGATTTCCAAACCCTTGATGGGCTGCACGTTTGCCGATTATTTTAAAGGGGTGGCCGCTTATTTTAAAAAGGATCTTCCCACTGCAAAAATCCTCCGCGACCACGCCAAGCGACTTGAAAATTATGCTCAAAACATTTTCCCACTGGTGGATCATGCCCCTGAAGTACTTGAAAAATTAAGCCATCACTACCTCATGGCGCTCGCCACCAGTTCCAGCCACGCCCTCGCACACACGATCGTGAATCGTCTGAACGCCAAAAAAATCTTCAAAGCCATTCTCACCGGAGACGACATTCAAAAAGGAAAACCAAATCCGGAAATTTTTCTCAAAGCCGCAGACCGGCTGGGAGTCCCGCCCGAACAATGCGCGGTAATCGAAGACTCGCTCAACGGATTTCGCGCCGCCAAAGCCGCGGGCATGTTCCTGATTGCACGCAAAGCCGAACACAACGAACACCAGGATTTTTCATTGGCCGATGGCATCATTACGGATTTAAAAGAAATCAAAAAAGCTCTCGCGTAA
- a CDS encoding site-2 protease family protein, translating to MMTELFFIVALVISVTIHEFSHAWTANYLGDPTAKYYGRITLNPLKHLDFWGTVMLFLIGFGWGKPVPVNPNNFSNPKRDSALVSLAGPMSNFLLAVAVAMPYKYLLAHGASLEVTNFLRAVFDLCLILGLFNLLPLPPLDGSKIVGIFVPDGYYHRYQLFLADGMKWFIGFILVDSFVLSSMLGFSVLDKVMYTLYDLVSSFILIGTGQELVFCLFYPLVFLRRFFYGIDSFSR from the coding sequence ATGATGACTGAATTATTTTTTATTGTTGCGCTGGTGATTTCAGTGACGATTCACGAATTTTCGCATGCGTGGACCGCCAATTATTTAGGGGATCCCACGGCGAAATATTACGGTCGTATCACCTTAAATCCGCTTAAACATTTGGATTTTTGGGGAACCGTGATGTTGTTTTTGATCGGATTTGGATGGGGAAAACCCGTGCCCGTGAACCCGAATAATTTTAGTAATCCCAAACGGGATTCGGCCTTGGTGTCGTTGGCCGGCCCGATGTCTAATTTTTTACTCGCCGTGGCGGTGGCCATGCCGTATAAATATCTTTTGGCGCATGGCGCATCTCTGGAGGTGACGAATTTTTTAAGAGCGGTGTTTGATTTGTGTTTGATCTTGGGGCTTTTTAATTTGTTACCGTTGCCTCCCTTGGATGGGTCTAAGATTGTTGGAATTTTTGTGCCAGATGGCTATTATCATCGTTACCAATTGTTTTTAGCGGATGGGATGAAGTGGTTTATCGGATTTATTTTGGTGGATTCATTTGTGTTGTCCTCCATGTTGGGGTTTTCCGTGCTCGATAAGGTGATGTATACGCTTTACGATCTGGTGAGTTCTTTTATTTTGATTGGAACTTGACAGGAATTGGTTTTTTGTTTATTTTATCCACTTGTTTTTTTAAGAAGGTTTTTTTATGGAATTGATTCCTTCTCTCGATAA
- a CDS encoding sulfite exporter TauE/SafE family protein — MKKKHIFYAHGMHCIACTLLIEETLTEVDGVTQVKAKLSEGRVEIEWDSPIENPIEIIETLNPHIQKHGYRLALEKQIKPSKLNEFFYAIPVAIAFFIGFLLLQKIGWINLISTEKMTGLTALFIGLIASVSTCLAVVGGLILSLSTNYAKQGDPWKPQARFHIGRLIGFFILGGIVGQLGAVFQLGPTGYFILNLIVGIVMLILGINLLDVFHFTKKLQPSLPKGFGKLVLSVQKNTHQWTPFLLGAVTFFLPCGFTQAMQIQALSLESFWQGGLTMLLFALGTFPVLALLSFGAAPLKNGKRAGIFFKTAGLIVIVLALFNILNGFVAKGMIPPLFNF, encoded by the coding sequence ATGAAAAAAAAACATATCTTTTACGCCCACGGCATGCATTGCATTGCCTGCACCCTGCTCATCGAAGAGACACTGACTGAAGTGGATGGCGTGACACAAGTAAAAGCAAAATTATCCGAGGGACGAGTGGAAATCGAATGGGATTCCCCTATTGAAAACCCCATTGAAATTATAGAAACGCTCAATCCTCACATCCAAAAACACGGGTATCGTTTAGCGCTCGAAAAACAAATCAAACCCTCAAAACTCAATGAGTTTTTTTACGCCATCCCCGTTGCCATCGCCTTTTTCATAGGCTTTCTTCTGTTACAAAAAATCGGCTGGATCAACTTAATTTCAACGGAAAAAATGACCGGATTAACCGCCTTATTCATTGGCCTCATCGCCTCGGTTTCAACCTGCCTCGCCGTGGTGGGAGGACTTATTTTATCTCTTTCTACAAATTACGCCAAACAAGGAGACCCGTGGAAACCGCAAGCGAGATTTCACATCGGACGATTGATCGGATTTTTCATCCTCGGAGGAATCGTGGGACAACTGGGCGCTGTTTTTCAACTCGGACCCACGGGTTATTTTATTCTCAATTTGATTGTAGGAATCGTAATGTTAATCTTAGGAATCAACTTGCTCGACGTGTTTCATTTCACTAAAAAACTCCAACCTTCACTTCCAAAAGGATTCGGAAAACTCGTTTTGAGCGTTCAAAAAAACACGCATCAATGGACGCCGTTTTTACTCGGTGCCGTGACATTTTTCCTCCCCTGCGGATTCACGCAAGCCATGCAAATTCAAGCGCTTTCTTTGGAAAGCTTTTGGCAAGGAGGACTTACCATGTTGCTGTTTGCTTTGGGAACTTTCCCGGTTTTAGCTTTACTCAGCTTTGGCGCCGCACCACTTAAAAACGGAAAAAGGGCCGGCATTTTCTTTAAAACCGCAGGATTGATTGTCATCGTTTTAGCGCTTTTCAATATTCTCAACGGATTCGTTGCAAAAGGTATGATTCCCCCACTTTTTAACTTTTAG
- a CDS encoding heavy metal translocating P-type ATPase: protein MPNTYKIRGMHCASCAAIIEKTLSKVEGVEKVQANYGTESLKIEFDSKKTSPEALSNKIKPLGYTLKIEDPKNSHAHHEKETETQELLALRTKVWIVMPLVIFSIAMMVWEGLLAAYPSFPAVPESADLILEKIFPLLATYVLFVIGSPYLKGVLRFLRYGKANMDTLVGLGTLTAYLYSLSISLFEWNQGTYYDITIVVIGLITLGKYLEMRAKLKTGDAIQKLLALQAKTALILQNGKEIEVPIENVKYGDILVIKPGAKIPVDGEILEGKSSIDESMMSGEPLPVQKIIGDKVLAGTLNKQGAFTFKATGVGEETLLAHIIKMVEDAQNSKAPIQKLADQISAVFVPIVLGIAFLTLGLWLLIGSRYMPFNEALSYGLTCFVGVLVIACPCALGLATPTAIIVGVGKGATQGILIKNASLFEKLKKVNVVVTDKTGTLTLGKPKLIDFKNFSTLPSNDIFSILESLEKRSEHPLAFAIIEALTEKGIPYKIVENFEAIEGKGVKGTIDGIEYFAGSLNFIKSFIPSFNANELGDWMEQGKTPILLASKNEVLAALSVGDPIKPEAKKAVEKLHSLGLEVIMLTGDHKLTAQAIAKELGIDHVFAEVLPQDKRDKIIELQTQGKIVAMAGDGINDAPALAQADVGIAMGTGTDVAIESADITLLHGDISKIAQALKLSKMTLRTIKENLFWAFIYNLIGIPLAAGLFYPFFGILLNPVFAGLAMGFSSVSVITNSLRLRVKSL from the coding sequence ATGCCCAACACTTACAAAATCCGGGGCATGCACTGCGCTTCCTGCGCCGCCATTATTGAGAAAACGCTTTCCAAGGTCGAAGGGGTTGAAAAGGTGCAAGCCAATTACGGCACCGAATCGCTCAAAATCGAATTCGACTCTAAAAAAACATCGCCTGAAGCGCTTTCCAATAAAATAAAACCTTTAGGGTACACATTAAAAATCGAAGATCCTAAAAATTCTCACGCACATCACGAAAAAGAAACCGAAACTCAGGAACTTTTAGCCCTAAGAACCAAAGTGTGGATTGTCATGCCTTTGGTTATATTCAGTATTGCCATGATGGTCTGGGAGGGACTTTTAGCCGCGTATCCTTCATTTCCCGCAGTCCCAGAATCCGCAGACCTCATTCTTGAAAAAATATTTCCACTCCTCGCCACGTACGTCTTGTTCGTCATTGGCAGCCCCTACCTCAAAGGCGTGTTGCGATTTTTAAGATACGGCAAAGCCAATATGGACACTCTGGTCGGACTCGGAACCCTCACCGCCTACCTCTACAGCCTTTCCATTTCTTTATTTGAATGGAATCAAGGCACCTATTACGACATCACCATTGTGGTCATCGGGCTCATCACGTTGGGAAAATATTTGGAAATGCGAGCCAAACTCAAAACCGGGGATGCGATTCAAAAACTCCTCGCCCTGCAAGCCAAAACCGCCCTGATTTTACAAAACGGAAAAGAGATTGAAGTCCCTATTGAAAATGTAAAATACGGCGACATTCTCGTCATCAAACCCGGTGCAAAAATCCCGGTGGATGGCGAAATTCTCGAAGGAAAATCCTCGATCGACGAATCCATGATGAGCGGAGAACCGCTTCCGGTTCAAAAAATCATCGGAGATAAAGTATTGGCCGGAACCCTCAACAAACAAGGCGCCTTCACATTTAAAGCCACCGGTGTAGGCGAAGAAACCCTCCTCGCACACATCATTAAAATGGTGGAAGACGCCCAAAATAGCAAAGCCCCCATTCAAAAATTGGCAGATCAAATTTCAGCCGTGTTTGTGCCGATTGTACTGGGCATCGCTTTTCTAACATTAGGACTCTGGCTCCTCATCGGCTCACGCTACATGCCTTTCAATGAAGCGCTTTCGTATGGATTGACGTGCTTTGTAGGCGTGCTCGTGATCGCCTGCCCCTGCGCACTCGGCCTCGCCACTCCAACCGCGATCATCGTAGGCGTGGGCAAAGGCGCAACCCAAGGAATTCTCATTAAAAATGCTTCATTATTTGAAAAACTAAAAAAAGTAAATGTCGTGGTCACCGACAAAACCGGAACCCTCACCCTTGGAAAACCAAAACTAATCGATTTCAAAAATTTCTCAACCCTTCCCTCAAATGATATTTTTTCCATTCTTGAATCGCTTGAAAAAAGGTCCGAGCATCCGTTGGCCTTTGCCATCATTGAAGCGCTGACCGAAAAAGGAATCCCTTACAAAATCGTTGAAAATTTTGAAGCCATCGAAGGCAAAGGGGTTAAAGGCACCATCGATGGAATTGAATATTTTGCCGGAAGTTTAAATTTTATTAAAAGCTTTATTCCCTCCTTTAACGCAAACGAATTGGGAGATTGGATGGAACAAGGGAAAACACCTATTTTGCTCGCTTCCAAGAATGAAGTCCTTGCCGCACTATCGGTCGGAGACCCAATAAAACCCGAAGCCAAAAAAGCCGTGGAAAAACTACATAGCTTGGGCCTCGAAGTCATCATGCTCACCGGAGACCACAAACTCACCGCGCAAGCCATTGCCAAAGAATTGGGCATCGACCATGTGTTTGCCGAGGTATTGCCGCAAGACAAACGCGATAAAATCATCGAACTTCAAACTCAAGGGAAAATTGTGGCCATGGCCGGAGACGGCATCAATGACGCTCCGGCTTTAGCTCAAGCCGACGTGGGAATCGCCATGGGAACCGGAACAGACGTAGCCATTGAATCCGCAGACATCACGCTTCTTCACGGAGACATTTCAAAAATCGCTCAAGCCCTCAAATTGTCCAAAATGACTTTACGGACCATCAAAGAAAATTTATTTTGGGCCTTTATTTATAACCTCATCGGAATCCCCTTGGCTGCCGGGTTATTTTATCCCTTTTTCGGGATCCTACTGAACCCCGTTTTTGCGGGATTGGCCATGGGATTTTCAAGTGTGTCCGTGATCACCAATTCCTTACGACTCAGGGTCAAATCTTTATAA
- a CDS encoding cation-efflux pump codes for MNKKSDAKNSVALSSVFASLFLTLFKGAVGLLTGSLGILSEAAHSALDLGAALLTFFAVRVGDKPADKDHPYGHTKVESVSALIETGLLFITCVWIFYEAIQRLFFENVEVTVTWYAFAVVVLSIGVDISRSRALKKVANETNSQALEADALHFSSDIWSSTAVLIGLIFTKFNFGIADSIASIVVALFTAYAGWRLGKRTIDILIDTAPEGLTERIKEITEKVVGVVGIEKIRVRPAGSFVFVDMRIQVSRKLPMGKIKIICKNVEDEIQKSIKEADITIHAVPISLKTETIVEQIHLMALDQGLEVHDIAIHTLGNKKYIHFDLEVEAGFNLEEAHQTASILEQSIQEELGGEIEINTHIEPFKPHAVGGKKINAKEEEKITKQLLTIAKTIPEILDIHDIKIREVERKIFISLHADFPAKTSLKKAHDGTGRLEYLARTQMPNIERVVVHAEPLPTPSSLKT; via the coding sequence GTGAACAAAAAATCCGATGCCAAAAATTCGGTGGCCTTGAGTTCGGTTTTCGCGAGCCTCTTTCTTACGTTATTTAAAGGCGCGGTCGGATTGCTCACCGGAAGTTTGGGTATTCTTTCCGAGGCCGCACACTCGGCCCTTGATCTTGGGGCTGCATTACTCACTTTTTTTGCCGTTCGCGTGGGAGACAAACCCGCAGACAAAGACCATCCTTACGGCCACACCAAAGTCGAAAGCGTTTCCGCGCTCATCGAAACCGGCCTGCTTTTCATCACCTGCGTTTGGATTTTTTACGAAGCCATTCAACGTCTCTTTTTTGAAAATGTTGAAGTCACGGTAACCTGGTATGCCTTTGCGGTTGTCGTTCTCTCCATTGGAGTGGATATTTCCCGCTCTCGGGCCCTCAAAAAAGTCGCGAATGAAACCAATAGCCAAGCCCTTGAAGCCGACGCGCTCCATTTCAGTTCCGATATTTGGAGCTCCACCGCAGTCTTAATCGGTCTTATTTTTACAAAATTTAACTTTGGAATCGCGGATTCTATCGCCTCCATCGTTGTGGCCCTATTCACAGCTTATGCCGGTTGGCGCCTTGGAAAAAGAACCATTGATATCTTGATCGATACTGCGCCCGAAGGCCTCACCGAACGCATCAAAGAAATCACAGAAAAGGTGGTGGGTGTGGTGGGGATTGAAAAAATTCGCGTACGCCCTGCCGGCTCTTTTGTTTTTGTGGACATGAGAATTCAAGTCAGCCGAAAACTTCCAATGGGAAAAATTAAAATCATTTGTAAAAACGTAGAAGACGAAATTCAAAAATCAATAAAAGAAGCGGACATCACCATTCACGCCGTGCCCATTTCGCTCAAAACCGAAACTATTGTCGAACAAATTCACCTCATGGCCCTGGATCAAGGCTTGGAAGTTCACGACATCGCAATCCATACTTTGGGCAATAAAAAATACATTCATTTCGACCTCGAAGTCGAAGCCGGCTTTAATCTTGAAGAAGCCCATCAAACCGCTTCAATTTTGGAACAATCCATCCAGGAAGAATTAGGCGGAGAAATTGAAATCAACACGCATATTGAACCTTTTAAACCCCATGCCGTAGGCGGTAAAAAAATAAACGCAAAAGAAGAAGAAAAAATCACAAAACAACTTCTAACGATCGCCAAAACTATCCCCGAAATCCTAGACATTCATGACATCAAAATCCGAGAAGTGGAAAGGAAAATATTCATTTCGTTACACGCGGATTTCCCGGCAAAAACATCTCTCAAAAAAGCACACGACGGCACCGGTCGCCTCGAATATCTTGCACGAACACAAATGCCAAACATTGAACGCGTGGTGGTCCACGCCGAACCGCTTCCCACTCCCTCTTCACTAAAAACCTAA
- a CDS encoding cupredoxin domain-containing protein, giving the protein MNKKITLVFIAGFFFLIAGGYLISSSPNLSPQTGPSSNVSVMDGTQIIEIQVRGGYSPRETYAQAGIPTVLKMETKGTLDCSSYVQIPSLNIQQSLPLSGIKEFEIPTQEAGTTLNGLCGMGMYNFKIHFENFSENF; this is encoded by the coding sequence ATGAATAAAAAAATCACGCTTGTTTTCATCGCCGGTTTTTTCTTTTTAATCGCCGGAGGATATTTAATTTCCTCATCTCCCAACCTTTCCCCTCAAACCGGCCCCAGCTCCAATGTCAGTGTCATGGACGGCACTCAAATCATCGAAATCCAAGTCCGCGGCGGATATTCCCCTCGAGAAACGTACGCGCAGGCCGGGATTCCAACGGTTTTAAAAATGGAAACCAAAGGAACCCTGGATTGCTCCTCGTACGTGCAAATCCCAAGCCTCAATATTCAACAATCGCTCCCTCTTTCCGGAATTAAGGAATTCGAAATCCCGACACAAGAAGCCGGCACCACATTAAACGGTTTATGCGGTATGGGTATGTACAATTTTAAAATCCATTTCGAAAACTTTTCGGAGAATTTTTAG
- a CDS encoding metal-sensitive transcriptional regulator — translation MPTLSPKKTKALKLAKQAHGTLAKVIFMIESGTYCPEIIQQADSVIGLLKSTKRELLAGHLDTCTAKNLRENKTKAIEELLKIYNLSN, via the coding sequence ATGCCCACGCTTTCTCCTAAAAAAACAAAGGCTCTCAAACTCGCCAAACAAGCCCATGGCACCCTGGCAAAAGTCATTTTCATGATTGAATCCGGCACTTATTGCCCTGAAATCATTCAGCAAGCTGACAGTGTTATTGGTCTTTTAAAAAGCACCAAACGGGAACTTTTAGCCGGCCATCTCGACACCTGCACCGCTAAAAACTTACGAGAAAATAAAACCAAAGCCATCGAGGAATTACTCAAAATTTACAATCTCTCCAATTAA
- the rpmB gene encoding 50S ribosomal protein L28, translating to MSRMCAHCGKKPQTGNLVSYSQRKTLRRFNPNLFWKRIWDAATKSFNRTRICSRCLKAKSKKV from the coding sequence ATGTCAAGAATGTGTGCACATTGCGGGAAAAAGCCCCAAACGGGGAACCTCGTCAGCTACTCTCAACGCAAAACGTTGCGCCGTTTCAATCCCAATTTATTCTGGAAACGAATCTGGGATGCGGCCACTAAAAGCTTTAATCGAACTCGAATCTGCAGCCGCTGCTTAAAAGCCAAAAGCAAAAAAGTCTAA
- a CDS encoding queuosine precursor transporter — protein MSLFKKPYRHLDTITALFVAVLIISNIASTKMVDLKWFAFDGGTLLFPLSYIFGDILTEVYGYKASRKVIWLGFFCAALMAGIFYIIGALPPDATWNNQESYMLILGQTPRIVLGSLVAFFCGGFSNSFILAKMKVLTKGKWLWMRTIGSTLVGEGIDTMLFVFIAFYGIFPMDFLWTVILSNYIFKTGVEILFTPLTYVCAKRLKKAENEDYYDTKTDFNPFNTHEA, from the coding sequence ATGTCCCTTTTCAAGAAACCTTACCGCCACCTCGACACCATCACCGCATTATTTGTCGCCGTATTGATCATCTCCAACATCGCATCCACAAAAATGGTGGACTTAAAATGGTTCGCGTTCGACGGAGGCACACTTCTTTTCCCATTGAGTTATATTTTTGGGGACATTCTCACCGAAGTCTATGGATACAAGGCCTCACGAAAAGTGATCTGGCTCGGGTTTTTCTGCGCCGCACTCATGGCTGGAATTTTTTATATCATCGGGGCCCTCCCGCCAGACGCAACATGGAACAACCAAGAGTCCTACATGTTGATTCTGGGCCAAACTCCACGCATCGTTTTAGGAAGTCTGGTCGCTTTTTTCTGCGGAGGATTTTCCAACTCCTTCATTCTGGCAAAAATGAAGGTTTTAACCAAAGGAAAGTGGTTATGGATGCGCACCATCGGCTCCACTCTCGTTGGCGAAGGCATCGACACCATGCTCTTTGTATTCATCGCCTTTTATGGCATTTTCCCAATGGATTTTTTGTGGACCGTCATTCTTTCAAATTATATTTTTAAAACCGGCGTGGAAATCCTCTTCACGCCCCTCACCTACGTTTGCGCAAAAAGGCTCAAAAAGGCGGAAAACGAAGACTATTACGATACCAAAACCGATTTCAACCCATTTAACACTCACGAAGCGTAG
- a CDS encoding pyridoxal phosphate-dependent aminotransferase, giving the protein MSHLRRAFSHRISRIEVSAIKKMALRATEYKNVISFGWGVPVTQTHPEIRKAVVEALKTDPLIDRYSPVPGLPELRQKIADFWPKKYGFSISMQQVLITVGAMEGIMALIQVLADPGDEIAVMDPGFASHIEEMEVTGVMPRYVSLDESIGWGLHEETLRKAITPKTKALILINPNNPTGHIYTQKDLELIAQVVKENNLWLVLDEPYEAMVFDGAKLFHPLNIELIRENTIVIQSFSKKYSMTGWRVGYVVAQEEVIRQLMKVHDNTVVSAPRISQIAALRALDLPDSELAGELSDLHKRRDQMCSWFDRMPDLFSYVKPRGAYYIFPKIVANIDDQTLADRLLDEKQVVTTPGHAFGPTGKGHLRFCFSGSEKDIEEGMKRIEEWWGENKNLFSHQIAV; this is encoded by the coding sequence ATGAGTCATTTAAGGCGAGCATTTAGTCATCGAATTTCACGAATTGAGGTGTCTGCGATTAAGAAAATGGCGTTGCGCGCCACAGAGTACAAAAATGTGATTTCGTTTGGATGGGGGGTGCCGGTGACTCAAACGCATCCCGAAATACGGAAAGCGGTGGTGGAAGCGTTAAAAACGGATCCGTTGATTGATCGTTATTCTCCGGTTCCCGGTTTGCCGGAATTGAGGCAAAAAATCGCGGATTTTTGGCCTAAAAAATATGGGTTTTCCATCTCCATGCAGCAGGTTTTGATCACTGTGGGCGCGATGGAAGGCATTATGGCTTTGATTCAGGTTTTGGCGGATCCCGGGGATGAAATTGCGGTCATGGATCCCGGGTTTGCTTCTCATATTGAAGAAATGGAGGTTACGGGTGTGATGCCGCGTTATGTGTCTCTGGATGAATCCATTGGATGGGGGTTGCATGAAGAAACGCTTCGTAAAGCGATTACGCCCAAGACCAAGGCTTTGATTTTGATCAACCCCAATAATCCGACCGGGCATATTTATACGCAAAAAGATCTCGAACTCATTGCGCAAGTGGTGAAAGAAAATAATTTATGGTTGGTGTTGGATGAACCGTATGAAGCCATGGTTTTTGATGGCGCGAAGTTATTTCATCCTTTGAATATTGAGTTGATTCGAGAAAACACGATCGTGATTCAGTCGTTTTCCAAAAAATATTCGATGACCGGGTGGCGCGTGGGGTATGTGGTAGCCCAGGAAGAAGTGATTCGACAATTGATGAAAGTGCATGACAATACCGTGGTTTCCGCTCCGCGCATTTCTCAGATTGCGGCGTTGCGGGCGCTGGATCTTCCGGACAGTGAATTGGCCGGAGAATTGAGTGATTTGCACAAGAGGCGAGACCAGATGTGTTCCTGGTTTGATCGAATGCCGGATTTGTTTTCGTACGTGAAGCCCCGGGGCGCGTATTATATTTTCCCGAAAATTGTGGCCAATATTGATGACCAGACGTTGGCGGATCGCTTATTAGATGAAAAACAGGTCGTAACCACGCCGGGGCATGCGTTTGGCCCCACAGGAAAAGGGCATCTTCGGTTTTGCTTTAGCGGGTCGGAAAAAGATATCGAAGAAGGGATGAAGCGAATCGAGGAGTGGTGGGGGGAAAATAAGAATTTATTTTCGCATCAAATTGCAGTATAG
- a CDS encoding class I SAM-dependent methyltransferase, with protein sequence MKKNHLKKFFKYLLPVPVKKSLKYLFYLAQDIFGTIFKTNLKGYPPKRYDFVGSLDFKKIGDEFTDYFIRLGGLKPTDTVLDIGSGIGRMAIPLKPVLTKGKYYGFDIDHRGIKWCQKNITKECSNFHFQTVDIFNKYYNKKGKIQAHEFKFPYQAEYFDFIFATSVFTHMLPEQISQYLKEIHRVLKPGGTCFVTWFSIDNEAQKNISQQRSHCNFKYEYIKNISFYSHKNVPEAEIGYRESWIIEQLKKTGMEKNLKIHHGRWSNRKKGLSYQDIFISKKGKKIFQSF encoded by the coding sequence ATGAAAAAAAATCACCTCAAAAAATTTTTTAAATATCTCCTCCCCGTTCCCGTCAAAAAAAGCCTGAAATACCTTTTTTATCTTGCCCAAGACATTTTTGGCACAATTTTCAAAACCAATTTAAAAGGCTATCCCCCCAAACGATACGACTTCGTGGGCAGTCTCGATTTTAAAAAAATCGGCGATGAATTCACGGATTATTTTATTAGACTCGGCGGATTAAAACCCACCGATACGGTCCTGGACATCGGCTCCGGCATCGGGCGCATGGCCATCCCCTTAAAACCAGTTTTAACAAAAGGAAAATATTACGGATTCGACATCGATCATCGAGGAATAAAATGGTGTCAAAAAAACATCACCAAAGAATGCTCGAATTTTCATTTTCAAACCGTGGATATTTTCAATAAATATTACAATAAAAAAGGAAAAATCCAGGCACACGAATTTAAATTTCCCTACCAAGCCGAATATTTTGATTTTATATTCGCCACTTCCGTTTTCACACACATGCTCCCCGAACAAATAAGCCAATACCTTAAAGAAATTCATCGTGTTTTAAAGCCGGGCGGTACCTGTTTTGTCACCTGGTTCTCCATCGATAACGAGGCTCAAAAAAACATTTCCCAACAACGCTCCCATTGCAATTTCAAATATGAATACATCAAAAACATCAGTTTTTATTCCCACAAAAACGTCCCGGAAGCCGAAATCGGATATCGAGAATCATGGATCATCGAACAGCTCAAAAAAACAGGGATGGAAAAAAATCTAAAAATTCATCATGGACGCTGGTCCAATCGAAAAAAAGGCCTTTCGTATCAAGATATTTTTATAAGTAAAAAATGAAAAAAAATCTTTCAATCCTTTTAA